A genome region from Deinococcus sp. KNUC1210 includes the following:
- the gcvP gene encoding aminomethyl-transferring glycine dehydrogenase: MSPQRPLTDLLQPDDFTRRHIGPSAGEQTEILADLGYDSLDAFIGTVVPAAIVRPDEMTVGGPVTEAQAIADLKVLAGKNRVFRSYIGMGYSGTHTPPVVLRNILENPGWYTAYTPYQAEISQGRLEMLLNFQQMVMDLTGMEVANASLLDEATAAAEAMTLARRVVKAKGNVLYVADDVHPQTLDVIRTRAEFFGYDIVTGAADAELPEGTFAALIQTPGTYGDLHDLSPIAKRVHAQQAALIVATDLLACALVTPPGEQGADIVIGNSQRFGVPMGFGGPHAAFLACRSAYQRSMPGRVIGVSKDSKGKTALRMAMQTREQHIRREKATSNICTAQALLANMAAAYAVWHGPEGIKTIAERVHLMTGMLAQALQGAGLNPQSSFFDTLSFEADAADIRARAEAKGINFRFGAGRVGVTLDETVTLADLSDITEALTGQAADLTALEAGAVDGIPAGLQRSTPYLTHPTFSAHHSEHGMLRYLKQLENRDYSLTHGMIPLGSCTMKLNATTEMIPVTWPELGAIHPFAPADQTEGYAELLSELEAWLASITGYDAVSLQPNSGAQGEYAGLLTIRKYHEARGDTHRTVCLIPASAHGTNPASAAMMGMSVVVVKTDENGNIDFDDLKAKAEQHSDNLGALMITYPSTHGVFEENVREVCELIHAHGGQVYLDGANMNAQVGLTSPGFIGSDVSHLNLHKTFAIPHGGGGPGMGPIGVKAHLAPYLPNHSVRATSDSQTGAVSAAPYGSASILPISYLYIRLLGAAGLKRSTEIAILNANYIAHKLRGVYPVLYTGPDHDGKGGRVAHECILDIRPLKQESGVSEEDIAKRLMDYGFHAPTMSFPVPGTLMIEPTESEPKAELDRFVAAMLGIRREIQEVQDGLIRVEDSPLRHAPHTQDDLISGDWNRAYSREVAAFPSTAQKHWKYWPAVNRVDNVYGDRNFVCSCPPMEDWVIG, encoded by the coding sequence ATGTCCCCCCAGCGCCCCCTGACTGACCTGCTGCAACCCGACGATTTCACCCGCCGCCACATCGGCCCCAGTGCGGGCGAACAGACCGAGATACTGGCCGACCTCGGCTACGACAGCCTCGACGCCTTTATCGGCACGGTGGTTCCCGCCGCGATTGTGCGCCCGGACGAGATGACGGTGGGCGGCCCGGTCACGGAAGCGCAGGCCATTGCCGATCTGAAGGTGCTGGCGGGCAAGAACAGGGTGTTCCGCAGTTATATCGGGATGGGGTACAGCGGCACGCACACGCCGCCCGTGGTACTTCGCAACATTCTGGAGAATCCCGGCTGGTACACCGCCTACACGCCGTATCAGGCCGAGATTTCGCAGGGACGGCTGGAAATGCTGCTGAACTTTCAGCAGATGGTGATGGACCTGACGGGCATGGAAGTGGCGAATGCCAGCCTGCTGGACGAGGCCACCGCCGCTGCCGAGGCCATGACCCTCGCCAGGCGCGTGGTGAAGGCCAAAGGCAACGTGCTGTATGTGGCCGACGACGTGCACCCGCAGACGCTGGACGTGATCCGCACGCGGGCCGAGTTCTTCGGCTACGACATCGTGACCGGAGCCGCCGACGCAGAATTGCCGGAAGGCACCTTTGCCGCCCTGATCCAGACCCCCGGCACCTACGGCGACCTGCACGACCTCTCCCCCATCGCGAAGCGCGTGCACGCACAGCAGGCGGCGCTGATCGTGGCAACCGATCTATTGGCCTGTGCGCTGGTGACGCCTCCGGGCGAGCAGGGAGCCGACATCGTGATCGGCAATTCTCAGCGGTTCGGTGTGCCGATGGGCTTCGGTGGCCCCCACGCGGCGTTTCTGGCCTGCCGCAGCGCGTATCAGCGCAGCATGCCGGGGCGTGTCATCGGCGTGAGCAAGGACAGCAAGGGCAAAACCGCCCTACGTATGGCGATGCAGACCCGCGAGCAGCACATCCGGCGCGAGAAGGCCACATCCAACATCTGCACCGCACAGGCGCTGCTGGCGAATATGGCCGCCGCCTACGCCGTGTGGCACGGTCCGGAAGGCATCAAGACCATTGCCGAGCGCGTGCACCTGATGACCGGCATGCTGGCACAGGCGCTGCAAGGCGCGGGCCTGAATCCGCAGTCCAGCTTCTTCGACACGCTGAGCTTCGAGGCCGATGCAGCCGACATCCGGGCGCGGGCCGAGGCAAAGGGCATCAACTTCCGCTTTGGCGCGGGCAGGGTGGGCGTGACGCTGGATGAAACGGTGACGCTGGCCGACCTCTCCGACATCACCGAGGCGCTGACCGGACAGGCGGCAGACCTGACGGCGCTGGAAGCGGGCGCGGTGGACGGCATTCCCGCTGGCCTTCAGCGCAGCACGCCCTACCTCACGCACCCGACCTTCTCGGCGCACCACTCCGAACACGGCATGTTGCGCTATCTCAAGCAGCTGGAGAACAGGGATTACAGCCTGACGCACGGCATGATTCCGCTGGGCAGCTGCACCATGAAGCTGAACGCCACCACCGAGATGATTCCGGTGACGTGGCCCGAACTGGGAGCCATCCACCCGTTTGCGCCCGCCGACCAGACCGAGGGCTACGCCGAACTTCTGAGCGAGCTGGAAGCGTGGCTGGCGAGCATCACCGGATACGACGCCGTGAGCTTGCAGCCCAACAGCGGGGCACAGGGCGAATACGCGGGCCTGCTGACCATTCGCAAGTACCACGAGGCACGCGGCGACACCCACCGCACCGTGTGCCTGATTCCGGCCAGCGCCCACGGCACCAACCCCGCCAGCGCCGCCATGATGGGCATGAGCGTGGTGGTCGTGAAGACCGACGAGAACGGCAACATCGATTTCGACGACCTGAAGGCGAAGGCCGAGCAGCACAGCGACAACCTCGGGGCGCTGATGATCACCTATCCCAGCACGCACGGCGTCTTCGAGGAAAACGTGCGCGAGGTCTGCGAGCTGATTCACGCGCACGGCGGGCAGGTGTACCTCGACGGAGCCAACATGAACGCGCAGGTCGGCCTGACCAGCCCCGGTTTCATCGGCTCGGACGTGTCGCACCTGAACCTGCATAAGACCTTTGCCATTCCGCACGGTGGCGGCGGGCCGGGCATGGGGCCAATCGGCGTGAAGGCCCACCTCGCGCCGTATCTGCCCAACCACAGCGTCCGGGCCACCTCCGACAGCCAGACCGGGGCCGTGAGCGCCGCGCCGTATGGCAGCGCCAGCATCCTGCCGATTTCGTACCTGTACATTCGCCTGCTGGGGGCGGCGGGCCTGAAGCGGTCTACCGAAATTGCCATCCTGAACGCCAATTACATCGCCCACAAGCTGCGCGGCGTGTACCCGGTGCTGTATACCGGCCCCGACCACGACGGCAAGGGCGGGCGCGTGGCGCACGAGTGCATTCTGGATATTCGCCCGCTGAAACAGGAGAGCGGCGTTTCTGAAGAAGACATCGCCAAGAGACTGATGGATTACGGCTTCCACGCCCCCACCATGAGCTTCCCCGTGCCCGGCACCCTGATGATCGAACCCACCGAAAGCGAGCCGAAAGCCGAGCTTGACCGCTTCGTGGCCGCCATGCTGGGCATTCGCCGCGAGATTCAGGAGGTGCAGGACGGCCTGATCCGGGTGGAGGACAGCCCGCTTCGGCACGCGCCGCATACGCAGGACGACCTGATTTCGGGCGACTGGAACCGCGCCTACAGCCGCGAGGTGGCCGCCTTCCCCAGCACCGCGCAGAAGCACTGGAAATACTGGCCCGCCGTGAACCGTGTGGACAACGTGTACGGCGACCGGAATTTCGTGTGCAGCTGCCCGCCGATGGAAGACTGGGTGATCGGCTGA
- a CDS encoding hydroxyacid-oxoacid transhydrogenase, producing MGAAADAGWELRRLGVRRVFALIDPRLLELGVAAPVLDSIHADGIEVVVFSDIAVEPSVQSFQRAADAASAAEVDGFVALGGGSTIDTAKVANLIATHGGQIMEYVNPPIGRGRTPAGPLRPLLAIPTTPGSGSEATTVAILDIPELKVKTGISHRFMRPAQALVDPALTATAPAAVIASAGLDVVCHAAESYTARPYTSRPRPASPAERPPYQGSNPVADVWSSAALAYGGQYLRRAVQDSGDIEARGFMMLGATMAGVGFGSAGVHIPHSCAYPIAGLKHSYSAPGYPSGHAFVPHGFSVIVTAPAAFRFTFEAAPERHIRAAELLTGQRFAPDDREALPSALLALMRDVGAPSGLRELGYDESDLPALIDGALKQQRLLAVAPRQPSVADLEEIFRASMENWV from the coding sequence GTGGGAGCCGCTGCCGATGCCGGCTGGGAGCTGCGGCGGCTGGGCGTGCGCCGCGTCTTCGCACTGATCGACCCCCGGCTGCTGGAACTGGGCGTGGCCGCCCCGGTGCTGGACAGCATTCACGCCGATGGCATCGAGGTCGTGGTCTTTTCCGATATAGCTGTCGAGCCGAGCGTGCAGAGTTTTCAGCGGGCTGCCGACGCTGCCAGCGCTGCCGAGGTCGACGGCTTCGTGGCGCTGGGCGGCGGCTCGACCATCGATACGGCCAAGGTTGCCAATCTGATCGCCACCCACGGCGGTCAGATCATGGAGTATGTGAATCCGCCGATTGGCAGGGGGCGCACGCCCGCCGGGCCACTGCGCCCGCTGCTCGCCATTCCCACCACGCCCGGCAGCGGTTCGGAGGCGACCACCGTGGCAATTCTGGACATTCCAGAGCTGAAGGTAAAAACAGGCATTTCGCACCGCTTCATGCGGCCTGCTCAGGCGCTGGTCGATCCGGCGCTGACCGCCACCGCGCCCGCCGCCGTGATCGCCTCGGCGGGGCTGGATGTGGTGTGCCACGCCGCCGAGAGCTACACCGCCCGCCCGTATACCAGCCGCCCGCGCCCCGCGTCGCCCGCCGAGCGGCCACCGTATCAGGGCAGCAACCCGGTGGCCGACGTGTGGAGCAGTGCGGCCCTCGCCTACGGAGGGCAGTACCTGCGGCGGGCCGTGCAGGACAGCGGCGACATCGAGGCGCGGGGCTTCATGATGCTGGGGGCGACGATGGCGGGCGTGGGCTTTGGGTCGGCGGGCGTGCACATTCCGCACAGCTGCGCGTACCCCATCGCGGGCCTGAAGCACAGCTACAGCGCTCCCGGTTATCCATCCGGGCATGCGTTCGTTCCGCACGGGTTCAGCGTGATCGTGACCGCGCCCGCTGCCTTCCGCTTCACTTTCGAGGCCGCGCCGGAACGCCACATCCGGGCCGCTGAACTGCTGACCGGACAGCGGTTTGCCCCTGACGACCGCGAGGCCCTGCCCTCAGCGCTGCTGGCCCTGATGCGGGACGTGGGCGCACCTTCTGGCCTGCGCGAACTGGGCTACGACGAATCCGACCTGCCCGCGCTGATAGACGGTGCGCTGAAGCAACAGCGCCTGCTGGCGGTGGCTCCAAGACAGCCAAGCGTCGCCGATCTGGAGGAGATTTTTAGGGCTTCGATGGAAAACTGGGTCTGA
- a CDS encoding polysaccharide deacetylase family protein: MRVALWDVESHDWTDRDPVHLAQQMLAQLRPGSVLLLHDGPAPTLALLEHLLPALKKRGLEAVVLTEVQPQRIGWAAGMERLKRMWQRA; encoded by the coding sequence GTGCGCGTGGCGCTGTGGGACGTGGAATCGCACGACTGGACAGACCGTGACCCGGTGCATCTGGCCCAGCAGATGCTGGCGCAACTCCGGCCCGGTTCGGTGCTCCTGCTGCACGATGGCCCCGCGCCGACGCTGGCCCTGCTGGAACATCTGCTGCCTGCCCTGAAGAAACGCGGGCTGGAAGCGGTCGTGCTGACCGAGGTGCAGCCGCAGCGCATCGGCTGGGCGGCGGGCATGGAGCGCCTGAAGCGGATGTGGCAGCGGGCCTGA
- a CDS encoding polysaccharide deacetylase family protein: protein MCWAVRWGWGRWVLAGLGVALTFDDGPSSSTSDLLALLARHGARATFFLTGERAEADPEAVQAIRRAGHQLESHGYTHRHALTLLPWAEWRHLRWHPEPQREGRLYRPPGEATRPSPGC from the coding sequence ATGTGCTGGGCCGTCAGATGGGGGTGGGGGCGCTGGGTGCTGGCAGGGCTGGGGGTGGCGCTCACCTTCGACGACGGTCCGTCTTCCAGTACCTCCGACCTGCTGGCGCTGCTGGCACGGCACGGCGCACGGGCGACCTTCTTTCTGACCGGCGAGCGGGCAGAAGCCGACCCGGAGGCGGTGCAGGCCATCCGGCGGGCCGGGCATCAGCTCGAATCGCACGGATATACCCACCGCCACGCCCTGACCCTGCTGCCCTGGGCCGAGTGGCGACATCTGCGCTGGCACCCGGAACCGCAGCGGGAAGGCCGACTGTACCGCCCCCCTGGGGAGGCCACTCGCCCCTCACCCGGCTGCTGA
- a CDS encoding MFS transporter — MSLRRTLAFLIPAALVQTLALSLLGPVITPFAEKMGLGQWGLGGLLVAGAGTAYALLGLAGRLTERFGARQMLIAGLLLAATGLGLMATRPPIPVYFVLAGLLGVGYACLLPGWGGLVSGLLPQEGRAASWGVVMTAENVGMASGPLLGTFVWDRLGASAPFLAGAALFVLTAGVYLWPSSMWRGRPAAERRETGD, encoded by the coding sequence ATGAGCCTGCGCCGCACGCTGGCCTTCCTGATTCCGGCGGCGCTGGTGCAGACGCTGGCGCTGAGCCTGCTGGGGCCGGTCATTACGCCGTTTGCCGAGAAGATGGGCCTGGGGCAGTGGGGCCTGGGCGGGCTGCTGGTGGCCGGAGCAGGCACCGCCTACGCGCTGCTGGGGCTGGCCGGACGCCTGACCGAGCGCTTTGGCGCACGCCAGATGCTGATTGCCGGACTGTTGCTGGCGGCGACCGGCCTGGGCCTGATGGCAACCCGCCCGCCGATTCCCGTGTATTTCGTGCTGGCGGGGCTGCTGGGCGTGGGCTATGCCTGCCTGTTGCCCGGCTGGGGCGGCCTGGTCTCGGGGCTGCTGCCGCAGGAGGGCCGCGCCGCGAGCTGGGGCGTGGTGATGACCGCCGAGAATGTCGGTATGGCGAGTGGCCCGCTGCTGGGCACCTTCGTGTGGGACAGGCTGGGGGCGAGTGCGCCGTTTCTGGCAGGCGCGGCGCTGTTCGTGCTGACGGCGGGCGTGTACCTGTGGCCCAGTTCGATGTGGCGCGGCAGGCCAGCGGCAGAGCGCCGGGAGACGGGCGATTGA
- a CDS encoding MFS transporter, producing the protein MLARLRASSPWLPERTGLVLRAVLVLGLCELVRTGLYVGFLPQQLSAEGLPLSAAGLAWTVHYAADTFCRSLGGHMVERYGLRPVLGVAMLVSVAAVFAMPFAHTALVLVVLAALHGMALSPLWPAVMTLSSVSAPEATQPRAVALVSVAAGPFTGIGFLGIGALSSVHFASSSASRLHDIGGWPLAVLLAVQGLAVLLSLSLQGRGLKAGGLRPDTPRRAAPP; encoded by the coding sequence ATGCTCGCCCGCCTTCGGGCCAGTTCGCCCTGGCTGCCGGAACGGACCGGACTGGTGCTGCGGGCCGTGCTGGTGCTGGGGCTGTGCGAACTGGTCAGAACCGGGCTGTATGTAGGGTTTCTACCGCAGCAGCTCAGTGCCGAAGGGCTGCCGCTGAGTGCAGCGGGTCTGGCCTGGACGGTGCATTACGCCGCCGATACCTTCTGCCGCTCGTTGGGTGGGCACATGGTCGAGCGGTACGGTCTGCGCCCGGTGCTGGGGGTGGCGATGCTGGTGAGCGTGGCGGCGGTATTCGCCATGCCCTTTGCCCATACCGCCCTGGTGCTGGTGGTGCTGGCGGCGCTGCACGGCATGGCGCTCAGCCCGCTGTGGCCCGCCGTGATGACGCTTTCCAGCGTCTCGGCTCCCGAGGCCACCCAGCCGCGTGCGGTGGCGCTGGTGAGCGTGGCGGCGGGGCCGTTCACCGGCATCGGCTTTCTGGGCATCGGGGCGCTCTCCAGCGTCCATTTCGCGTCCAGCAGCGCTTCCCGTCTGCACGATATCGGCGGTTGGCCGCTGGCGGTGCTGCTGGCGGTGCAGGGCTTGGCAGTGCTGCTCTCGCTCAGCCTTCAGGGACGCGGCCTGAAAGCCGGGGGGCTGCGGCCCGACACCCCGCGCCGCGCCGCGCCCCCATGA
- a CDS encoding glycosyltransferase, producing MRSLRIGLLTDVFLPDQNGVSTSVLLLQRELRRRGHRAVIVAPRFPDYFDPATLHGVVRLPSMINPALPRQRLAFPTRRRLSGQFDLVHTHTPGALGWWGVRLAKRWDIPHISTFHTHLEHYAHYIPGLTTLEKHAGVLTRIVRRFYSRADLIVAPTEASRAMLAGYGVYRESVVLPTGIDESLLQEAPDVRSPWPAGKRRLLSVGRLGYEKRHDLVFQALAEIRRTHDAHLLLLGEGPQKEYLQARAQALGLAEHITFYGPVPLSTIGAYYRQAELFIFGSDTETQGLVLAEAQTMGVPVVSVGAQGTLGGVDPGVSGYLVGSGDWQGLAAHTSELLSDAQKMAEMGEAARLFARRFSSSKMAEQMLGIYLQAIAQQGWRTPEQGDGSETSDALYARSSGRSIRKYGLRGF from the coding sequence ATGAGAAGCCTGCGAATCGGTCTGCTTACCGATGTGTTTCTGCCCGATCAGAATGGTGTTTCGACCAGTGTCCTGCTGCTTCAGCGCGAGCTGCGGCGGCGTGGGCACCGGGCCGTGATCGTCGCCCCGCGCTTTCCCGACTATTTCGATCCGGCCACGCTGCACGGTGTGGTCCGCCTGCCCAGCATGATCAATCCGGCGCTTCCCCGTCAGCGGCTGGCGTTTCCCACGCGGCGCAGACTGTCGGGCCAGTTCGATCTGGTGCATACCCATACGCCCGGGGCGCTCGGCTGGTGGGGCGTGCGGCTGGCCAAGCGCTGGGATATCCCGCATATCTCGACCTTTCACACCCATCTCGAACACTACGCCCACTACATCCCCGGCCTGACCACCCTGGAGAAGCATGCGGGGGTGCTGACGCGCATCGTGCGGCGCTTCTACAGCCGGGCCGATCTGATCGTGGCCCCGACCGAGGCCAGCCGCGCCATGCTGGCAGGCTACGGAGTGTACCGCGAGAGCGTGGTGCTGCCCACCGGGATCGACGAATCGCTGCTTCAGGAAGCGCCCGACGTGCGTTCGCCCTGGCCAGCGGGCAAGCGCCGCCTGCTGAGCGTGGGACGGCTGGGCTACGAGAAGCGGCACGACCTGGTGTTTCAGGCGCTGGCCGAAATCCGCCGCACCCACGACGCGCACCTGCTGCTGCTGGGTGAAGGACCGCAGAAAGAGTACCTTCAGGCACGCGCTCAGGCGCTGGGCCTTGCCGAGCACATCACCTTCTATGGTCCGGTGCCGCTCTCGACCATCGGTGCTTATTACCGGCAGGCCGAACTGTTCATCTTCGGATCTGATACCGAGACACAGGGGCTGGTATTGGCCGAGGCCCAGACGATGGGGGTGCCGGTGGTGTCGGTGGGCGCTCAGGGCACGCTGGGCGGTGTCGATCCGGGTGTCAGCGGCTACCTTGTGGGCAGTGGCGACTGGCAGGGGCTGGCGGCCCACACCTCGGAGCTGCTCTCGGACGCGCAGAAGATGGCCGAGATGGGCGAGGCGGCGCGGCTGTTCGCCCGGCGCTTTTCCAGCTCCAAGATGGCCGAGCAGATGCTGGGCATCTATCTTCAGGCCATCGCCCAGCAGGGCTGGAGAACGCCGGAACAGGGCGACGGCAGCGAGACGAGCGACGCGCTGTATGCCCGCTCTAGCGGTCGAAGTATCCGGAAGTATGGCCTGCGAGGTTTCTGA
- a CDS encoding sulfurtransferase, translated as MTDYAKDVLVSTEWVAEHGQDANIKLIEVDEDILLYDTGHIAGAQKLDWQLDLWEPVEREFIQADALAALLGRLGVTPADTVVLYGDKSNWWASYAYWFLTYNGVQNLKIMNGGRQKWAAEGRELTTDASPAQDAGAYPGLSRNEDLRAYRDEVKAHIAAVKEGKGALVDVRSPDEFSGKVTHMPSYPQEGVLRGGHIPGARSIPWARATNEDGTFKSADELTALYGGEGVTPDKDVIAYCRIAERSSHSWFVLRELLGYPSVKNYDGSWTEWGNSVGVPIEKTYQEA; from the coding sequence ATGACCGATTACGCCAAGGATGTGCTGGTTTCAACCGAGTGGGTGGCCGAGCATGGGCAGGACGCCAACATCAAACTGATCGAGGTCGATGAAGACATTCTGCTGTACGACACCGGTCATATCGCGGGTGCACAGAAACTCGACTGGCAGCTCGACCTGTGGGAACCTGTCGAGCGCGAGTTCATTCAGGCCGACGCTCTGGCTGCGCTGCTGGGTCGTCTGGGCGTCACGCCCGCCGATACGGTGGTGCTGTACGGCGACAAGAGCAACTGGTGGGCCAGCTACGCCTACTGGTTCCTGACCTACAACGGGGTACAGAATCTCAAGATCATGAACGGAGGCCGCCAGAAGTGGGCCGCCGAGGGCCGCGAGCTGACCACCGACGCTTCCCCGGCACAGGACGCGGGCGCCTATCCGGGCCTGAGCCGCAATGAAGACCTGCGGGCCTACCGCGATGAGGTCAAGGCGCATATTGCCGCCGTGAAGGAAGGCAAGGGTGCGCTGGTAGACGTTCGCAGCCCTGACGAGTTTTCGGGCAAGGTCACTCATATGCCCAGCTACCCGCAGGAAGGCGTACTGCGCGGCGGCCATATTCCCGGTGCACGCAGCATTCCGTGGGCGCGTGCCACCAACGAGGACGGCACCTTTAAGAGCGCCGATGAGCTGACGGCGCTGTACGGCGGCGAAGGCGTGACGCCCGACAAAGACGTTATCGCCTACTGCCGCATTGCCGAGCGCAGCAGCCATAGCTGGTTCGTGCTGCGTGAGTTGCTGGGCTACCCCAGTGTGAAAAACTACGACGGAAGCTGGACGGAGTGGGGCAACAGCGTCGGTGTGCCCATCGAGAAGACCTACCAGGAAGCCTGA
- a CDS encoding SufE family protein, translated as MTDSAPALPEKLASIAQMFRSAPKALRLQALLEYSRKLPALPETYLEHPEFMQPVPECASPFFLVTEKEGDSVKMYFKVPEEAPTVRGYAGILTEGLQGATPEEILNVPDQFYMEMGLSELITPMRLRGMGAILHRLKNEVREKTAN; from the coding sequence ATGACCGATTCCGCTCCTGCCCTGCCCGAAAAACTGGCGAGCATCGCCCAGATGTTCCGCTCGGCTCCCAAAGCGCTGCGTCTGCAAGCCCTGCTGGAGTACAGCCGCAAGTTGCCCGCGCTGCCCGAAACGTATCTGGAGCACCCTGAGTTCATGCAGCCGGTGCCGGAGTGCGCCAGCCCGTTTTTTCTGGTGACCGAGAAGGAAGGCGACAGCGTGAAGATGTACTTCAAGGTGCCGGAGGAAGCGCCCACCGTGCGCGGCTACGCGGGCATCCTGACCGAAGGGCTCCAGGGAGCCACGCCGGAAGAGATCCTGAATGTTCCCGACCAGTTTTATATGGAAATGGGCCTGTCGGAGCTGATTACCCCGATGCGGCTGCGCGGCATGGGCGCGATTCTGCACCGCCTGAAGAACGAGGTGCGCGAGAAGACAGCCAACTAA
- a CDS encoding asparaginase, whose amino-acid sequence MSSSPSRRLALVHTGGTIASRPDPHGAGVTPQQAPALDARIAGLEDVEIVSFQPFTLPSPHVTPQHMLALQALLSSLENVDGAVITHGTDTLEETAFFLHLTLQCPFPVVLTGSMRHTGELSWDGAGNLRDAAQTALHPQSLGRGPLVAFGGDLFDARTVTKVHTSAVDAFGGYPGPIGRIDQGPEGSAALRYFAGPETRWLYAPASLKAKVEVLYAYAGWQGEGYAEAEARADGLVIAALGTGNLPAELLPMIEATKKPVVIATRTHAGPILPVYGYAGGGATLKRAGAIPASFLNAHKARLLLLVLLSLGLEHAEVRQAFEEGRF is encoded by the coding sequence ATGTCCAGTTCTCCTTCCCGGCGTCTTGCTCTCGTTCATACCGGCGGCACCATCGCCAGTCGGCCCGACCCGCATGGTGCGGGCGTCACGCCGCAGCAGGCCCCCGCCCTCGATGCCCGGATCGCGGGGCTGGAAGACGTCGAGATCGTCAGTTTCCAGCCGTTCACCCTGCCCAGCCCGCACGTCACGCCGCAGCACATGCTGGCGCTTCAGGCCCTGCTGAGCAGCCTGGAAAACGTGGACGGCGCCGTGATCACGCACGGCACCGACACGCTCGAAGAAACCGCCTTCTTTCTGCACCTCACGCTTCAGTGCCCGTTTCCGGTGGTCCTGACCGGCAGTATGCGTCATACCGGCGAACTGTCCTGGGACGGCGCCGGCAATCTGCGCGACGCCGCCCAGACCGCGCTGCACCCCCAGAGCCTCGGCCGTGGCCCGCTGGTGGCTTTCGGGGGCGATCTCTTCGATGCCAGAACGGTGACGAAGGTGCATACCAGCGCCGTCGATGCCTTTGGGGGCTATCCCGGTCCCATCGGGCGCATCGATCAGGGGCCGGAGGGAAGCGCTGCGCTGCGCTACTTCGCTGGGCCAGAGACGCGCTGGTTGTATGCTCCGGCCTCGCTGAAGGCGAAGGTAGAGGTGCTGTACGCCTACGCGGGCTGGCAGGGCGAGGGCTACGCCGAGGCAGAAGCCCGTGCCGACGGTCTGGTGATCGCCGCGCTGGGCACCGGCAACCTGCCCGCCGAACTGTTACCGATGATCGAGGCCACGAAAAAACCAGTGGTGATCGCCACCCGCACTCACGCCGGGCCGATCCTGCCGGTGTATGGCTACGCGGGCGGCGGCGCCACACTGAAGCGTGCCGGAGCCATTCCCGCCAGTTTCCTGAACGCTCACAAGGCACGCCTGCTGCTGCTGGTGCTGCTGTCGCTGGGCCTGGAGCACGCCGAGGTGCGGCAGGCCTTCGAGGAAGGCAGGTTCTAG
- the hemC gene encoding hydroxymethylbilane synthase, whose amino-acid sequence MRSITVGTRGSTLALAQTRWVVARLKEEWPDTDFRIQTISTKGDRSGESLSSLAQKGDKGFWVKEIEDALLGNRIDIAVHSLKDLPTAQPDGLEVASIPQRVDARDVLIGKEGMKRLAELPAGARIGTSSIRRKAFLRSFRPDLDIRDLRGNIDTRLAALSSGDYDAIILAAAGLIRLELRPRIDEFLEGDIMLPAPGQGALALETRSDDDLSVEVAYAIHDRLTDDRVTAEREFLAGLGAGCMAPVGAHATAKGGVLTLEGWVGALDGSQVIRATTSGDVAECAELGAELAQDMLNQGAAALIEASRV is encoded by the coding sequence ATGCGTTCTATTACAGTTGGCACGCGGGGAAGTACGCTCGCCCTCGCGCAAACCCGCTGGGTGGTGGCCCGCCTGAAGGAAGAGTGGCCCGATACCGATTTTCGGATTCAGACCATCAGCACCAAGGGCGACCGGTCGGGTGAAAGCCTTTCCAGCCTTGCTCAGAAGGGTGATAAGGGCTTCTGGGTCAAGGAGATCGAGGACGCGCTGCTGGGCAACCGTATCGATATCGCGGTGCACAGCCTCAAAGACCTCCCCACTGCCCAGCCGGACGGTCTGGAAGTCGCCAGCATTCCTCAGCGCGTCGATGCGCGGGATGTCCTGATCGGCAAGGAGGGCATGAAGCGTCTGGCCGAACTGCCCGCCGGAGCCAGGATCGGCACCTCCAGCATCCGGCGCAAGGCCTTCCTGCGGTCTTTTCGCCCCGACCTCGATATCCGTGATCTGCGCGGCAACATCGACACCCGGCTTGCGGCCCTCAGCAGCGGCGATTACGACGCCATCATCCTGGCAGCGGCAGGCCTGATCCGTTTGGAACTGCGCCCACGCATCGACGAGTTTCTGGAGGGCGACATCATGTTGCCTGCGCCGGGCCAGGGGGCACTGGCGCTGGAAACCCGCAGCGACGACGATCTGAGCGTCGAGGTGGCCTACGCCATCCACGACCGCCTGACCGACGACCGCGTCACGGCAGAGCGCGAGTTTCTGGCAGGCCTGGGGGCGGGCTGCATGGCCCCGGTGGGTGCCCACGCCACCGCCAAGGGCGGCGTGCTGACCCTGGAAGGCTGGGTGGGCGCACTCGACGGCTCGCAGGTCATCCGTGCCACCACCAGTGGCGACGTGGCCGAATGTGCCGAACTGGGTGCCGAGCTGGCCCAGGACATGCTGAACCAGGGAGCGGCGGCACTGATCGAGGCTTCCAGGGTCTAA